In Vicingus serpentipes, the following are encoded in one genomic region:
- a CDS encoding SGNH/GDSL hydrolase family protein — MILLAGIMAIFPKDGIQIGSTKIEFPTFNQFFAHQNTTADSLADVQKDLIELFDSTVIVSEIDSTLIKYRLDSLSNYRKSIQLADNAKPALHRFFDALDNAQNKKVRIMHYGDSQIEADRITSVLRNELQVKFGGYGVGLFDVIQVAPKMSVNIEFSENWKRFPGFGRKDSSVTHNKYGPLMAFSRYTDIPSTTIIPDSVQHNAWITLKKPRASYSKTKTHHLLKVILSNSYKPVHYDIIADGAILKSGTISANTPFQVLSTTFSNTPEEISIMFSGADSPDIYGISLEGNNGVVVDNIPLRGSSGTIFTKQNQTLLSNSFANLSPNLIIMEFGGNVVPYIKDEKGCKEFGNWFKSQIYFMKKLNPNAAFIVIGPGDMSIKEGTEFVTYPYLEGVRDALKEASISSGCMFWDMYEVMGGKNSMPTWVNADPSLAASDYIHFSPKGAKKIAVEFTNKLIKMYENYKNPSVPLEEIKEEKDTTTVNAK; from the coding sequence ATGATTCTTCTTGCTGGGATAATGGCTATTTTCCCAAAAGATGGGATTCAGATTGGATCCACCAAAATTGAATTTCCAACGTTTAATCAATTTTTCGCTCATCAAAATACAACTGCTGATAGTTTAGCCGATGTACAAAAAGACTTAATTGAATTATTTGATTCTACAGTTATTGTTAGTGAAATAGATTCAACTCTTATCAAATATCGCCTAGATTCTTTATCAAATTACAGAAAAAGTATACAGCTGGCAGACAATGCAAAACCTGCCCTACACCGTTTCTTTGATGCCTTGGATAATGCGCAAAACAAAAAAGTAAGAATTATGCATTATGGTGATTCTCAAATTGAAGCTGACCGTATTACTTCAGTTTTAAGAAATGAACTACAAGTTAAATTTGGTGGCTATGGAGTTGGATTATTTGATGTAATACAAGTAGCTCCTAAAATGAGCGTAAATATTGAATTTTCTGAAAACTGGAAACGATTCCCAGGCTTTGGACGAAAAGATTCTTCTGTTACGCATAACAAATATGGACCGTTAATGGCTTTTAGCAGATATACAGACATTCCTTCAACAACTATTATTCCTGATTCTGTGCAACACAACGCGTGGATAACATTAAAAAAACCAAGAGCATCTTATAGTAAAACAAAAACTCACCATCTTTTAAAAGTAATATTAAGCAATAGCTATAAGCCGGTTCATTATGATATTATTGCAGATGGAGCCATTTTAAAAAGTGGTACAATATCAGCAAACACTCCATTTCAAGTACTTTCAACTACATTTAGCAATACTCCTGAAGAAATATCTATTATGTTTAGCGGTGCGGATAGCCCTGATATTTATGGGATTTCACTCGAAGGAAACAATGGTGTTGTTGTAGATAATATTCCTTTAAGAGGTTCGTCTGGAACAATTTTTACCAAACAAAATCAAACGTTATTGAGCAATAGTTTTGCTAACCTCTCTCCTAACTTAATTATTATGGAGTTTGGAGGAAATGTTGTTCCATATATAAAAGACGAAAAAGGATGCAAAGAATTTGGTAATTGGTTTAAATCTCAGATATACTTTATGAAAAAATTAAACCCAAATGCTGCTTTTATTGTAATCGGGCCAGGAGACATGTCGATTAAAGAAGGAACTGAATTTGTTACTTACCCATACTTAGAAGGTGTTAGAGATGCTTTAAAAGAAGCTTCTATTTCTTCTGGTTGTATGTTTTGGGATATGTATGAAGTAATGGGAGGAAAAAACTCTATGCCTACATGGGTTAATGCAGACCCATCTTTAGCAGCATCTGATTATATACACTTTAGTCCAAAAGGAGCTAAAAAAATTGCTGTTGAGTTTACAAATAAACTTATTAAGATGTACGAGAATTATAAAAATCCAAGCGTACCATTAGAAGAAATAAAAGAGGAAAAAGACACTACAACTGTAAATGCAAAATAA
- a CDS encoding GDSL-type esterase/lipase family protein, which translates to MQNKKIYILSLFLFAFTVVKSQSNPQLTEEYSFVNYDSNVVYFYNDSSNFNTLFSKLDTLIFNGKGKVNLMQIGGSHIQADIWSNQLRTNFQQLSPNLNGGRGFIFPYRLAKTNGPYYAKIDYTGEWNGYRNSVSKHHSTWGVSGVTATTLDSSSTLKITFRGDDTPYYDFNSIKVFHDLDSTSFCLELISDTCASIEINHEIGYTEFKFNTHQDSLEFNIYRTDSNQTHFNLYGLSLDNDDAGIVYNSIGVNGASTSSYLKCELFTQHLQAIQPDLVIFCIGINDAYDPDFCTYCYEENYDTLVSWIKSVNPNCEFLFVTNNDSYYKRRYPNKRVYEAKETMIKLAKKHNAGLWDMFEVMGGLGSIKTWEQNKFAKRDKIHLTSDGYKLMGDLMFSAIMKEYDKHLKAIQNTKD; encoded by the coding sequence ATGCAAAATAAAAAAATATACATATTATCACTATTTCTATTCGCTTTTACAGTTGTTAAAAGTCAGTCTAACCCCCAGTTAACAGAAGAGTATAGCTTTGTTAATTACGATTCTAATGTAGTTTACTTTTATAACGATAGTTCAAACTTTAACACACTATTCAGTAAGCTAGACACGTTGATTTTTAACGGTAAAGGCAAAGTAAACTTAATGCAAATCGGCGGGTCACACATTCAGGCAGATATTTGGTCGAACCAATTGAGAACTAACTTCCAACAACTTTCTCCTAACCTTAATGGTGGTAGAGGTTTTATTTTCCCTTACCGATTAGCGAAAACTAACGGACCATATTACGCTAAAATAGATTATACTGGCGAATGGAATGGTTATCGAAATTCAGTTAGTAAACATCATTCTACTTGGGGAGTCTCGGGAGTCACAGCAACGACTTTAGACAGTTCTTCAACCTTAAAAATTACTTTTAGAGGTGACGACACACCTTATTATGACTTTAACAGCATTAAGGTATTTCACGATTTAGACTCTACTAGCTTTTGTTTAGAATTGATTTCTGATACTTGCGCGTCTATTGAAATAAACCATGAAATTGGTTACACAGAATTTAAATTCAACACACATCAAGACTCATTGGAATTTAACATATACAGAACCGACAGCAATCAAACACATTTTAACCTATACGGTTTAAGTCTTGATAATGATGATGCAGGTATTGTTTACAATTCAATTGGAGTAAACGGAGCAAGTACCTCAAGCTATTTAAAATGTGAATTATTTACTCAGCATTTACAAGCTATTCAGCCCGATTTAGTGATTTTTTGTATAGGTATTAATGATGCTTACGATCCTGACTTTTGTACCTATTGCTATGAAGAAAACTACGATACACTAGTTAGCTGGATAAAATCAGTAAACCCTAACTGTGAATTTTTATTTGTAACCAACAATGATAGCTACTACAAAAGAAGATACCCAAACAAAAGAGTATATGAAGCAAAAGAAACGATGATTAAACTAGCTAAAAAGCACAATGCTGGCTTATGGGATATGTTTGAAGTTATGGGTGGCTTAGGTTCTATAAAAACATGGGAGCAAAACAAATTTGCAAAAAGAGATAAAATACACTTAACTAGTGATGGTTATAAATTGATGGGAGACTTAATGTTTTCTGCAATTATGAAAGAATACGACAAACATTTGAAAGCAATTCAAAATACAAAAGATTGA
- the hxpB gene encoding hexitol phosphatase HxpB: MKIEAVIYDMDGVIIDSEPFWREAIILTFKTVGLNFTEDMCRETMGMRLIEVIEYWHEKLGWEGKTIAQVEEELLATVSELILQKADAINGVYQSLNSFKERGLKLALASSSASSLIKTVLNKLELNNYFDVVNSAENLPYGKPHPMIFINTANDLGVKPTNCLVIEDSFNGLLAAKAALMKTIVVPEKENQNNPNFNIADFNITSLTQIKDLNIG; this comes from the coding sequence TTGAAAATAGAAGCTGTTATATATGACATGGATGGAGTAATTATCGATTCAGAACCATTTTGGAGAGAAGCAATAATACTTACATTTAAAACTGTGGGATTAAATTTTACAGAAGACATGTGCCGTGAAACTATGGGAATGCGATTAATTGAAGTAATTGAATATTGGCACGAAAAGTTGGGTTGGGAAGGAAAAACAATTGCACAAGTTGAAGAAGAATTGCTAGCAACTGTATCTGAATTAATACTTCAAAAAGCAGACGCTATTAATGGTGTTTATCAATCACTTAATTCTTTTAAAGAAAGAGGTTTGAAGCTAGCTTTAGCTTCTTCTTCAGCAAGTAGTTTAATAAAAACAGTGCTTAACAAATTAGAGTTAAACAATTATTTTGATGTAGTAAACTCCGCTGAGAATTTACCTTACGGAAAACCACATCCAATGATATTTATAAATACAGCAAACGATTTAGGGGTTAAACCAACCAACTGTTTAGTTATAGAAGATTCATTTAATGGTTTATTGGCTGCAAAAGCTGCTTTAATGAAAACGATTGTTGTTCCTGAAAAAGAGAACCAAAACAATCCAAACTTTAATATAGCCGATTTTA